The following proteins are co-located in the Silene latifolia isolate original U9 population chromosome 1, ASM4854445v1, whole genome shotgun sequence genome:
- the LOC141646307 gene encoding uncharacterized protein LOC141646307 encodes MESHDDAIRLRLFPYSLRGSAREWLNNCDPDSFDTWDKLSTAFLQKYFPPGKTAKFRNDITGFVQHADESLYEAWERYKELQRQCPHHGIPYCVLILTFYNSLKPELQMSLNAASLEGAKIDDLSQQVAQLKLSNGSSSSSPICQLCGVNGHDSSGCGNASMLEQVNALNGKQQWDPYSNTYNPGWAHNPKLSYGNTKNI; translated from the exons ATGGAGTCTCACGATGACGCCATTCGGTTAAGATTATTCCCCTATTCTCTTCGAGGGAGTGCACGTGAATGGTTGAATAATTGTGATCCTGACTCGTTTGATACTTGGGATAAGCTTTCTACGGCTTTTCTCCAAAAATACTTTCCACCAGGGAAGACTGCCAAGTTTAGAAATGATATTACAGGATTCGTCCAACATGCAGACGAGTCTCTCTATGAAGCTTGGGAAAGGTACAAGGAACTTCAGCGGCAATGTCCTCATCACGGGATCCCATATTGTGTATTGATTCTTACTTTCTACAATTCCTTAAAACCGGAGCTGCAAATGAGCCTTAATGCCGCTTCTTTGGAGGGAG CCAAAATTGATGATCTATCTCAACAAGTGGCTCAGCTTAAATTGAGTAATGGTTCTAGTTCTTCATCGCCCATATGTCAACTTTGTGGGGTTAATGGGCATGACTCTTCTGGGTGTGGGAATGCTTCTATGCTTGAGCAAGTTAATGCTCTTAATGGGAAGCAACAATGGGACCCTTATTCTAATACTTACAATCCAGGATGGGCTCATAATCCTAAGCTCTCATATGGAAATACCAAGAATATTTAA